The window gaaaCTAATCCATAAAGTAATTATTTCGAACTATCTTTCATAATAGAAAAGTATAAAACTAGTGTCTAAATTGAGGGAGTCCagcattatccaaaaaatatatgaaagataAGTATTTTGGTAagtaaaaaattgagaaaaaagaagcatCTATACCAATAACTCCTAAGTTTGCTAAAGCATCAGTCAATCTATTATCTTCTCTTAAGTATGaattaattcaaaaggaaataaagaatggATATTAAGTATGTCAGTCCACATTTTAAAATACTTCCAAGGAGGCTCTTGTATTTTGTTAAACAAGATTAGTTCACGGCAAGTAAAGAATCTGTCTCCACGATTAATTCTAAAGTTTGCATATGATaccataataataaattaaccACATTTCAAAACAGAAAGTTCATCTAGCggatagcatatatataaaaagcaaGCCAAGTGCTTTTAGATAGATCAGCACATGATCGATCATAACTTAGCATGCAAAAACATTCGTTTTACAATAGTGCAAGTACTGACAATAAAAActgtgtataaaattataaacaaaaaaaaaaagtacacaagatttaaacaaatatttatctTCACTTCGCATGAATCAAATCAACTTGAacctaaataaaaacaaatcaattatcaATTCAGATTCAAATACGAACCCCAATttcatcacacacacacacatatagcaTTTAAAAATCAAGATTTACCAGATCATTCAGTACCAATAAGTAAATGAACTTTTGCATTAAAAGTCAATTTGTTAAATCCCATTCTGTTTAATATTCCAATCACTAATTACTAACATACATTACGTACGTGATAAACATATTGATCATATGGTAATATGTTAAGTACTGAGAGTACAAATTGTCAAGTTTTATAAATTGTTTATGGTGcgatttaaagaaaaatagtagTACCTCACAGATACAGCTACAAGAAGGAAATCTTATCAATATGGGCCCAAGATAGCCAGAGAAGAGGGGGGAAGAAATTCAAAAGCAGCTATGTGAGTGAGGAGAAGAGTTGGCCAGCATTCGGGAAGGGAGGGAGctggaagggaagggaagggaaatGGGAGGGTCAGAGGGTGTTAAGGAGAATGTGAAGGATAACTGCTCATTGGTGGATGCAGATCACTTGGTCACAAGGGCAAAAAAGGAAGGAATCATGGGTCCTAAAGAACATGTGAACGGGATGGGAGCGAACTCCTTGCTTGAACTAGTGCTAGTGACAGTCAGGTGCCTCTAGGTGGCCAGGTTAGCAGTGAGAAGGCAGAGTGGAGGTGTCTACGATGAAACAGAATACCAAATGCTCACATCAACACATTGTAATGCCAAATGATATTTCAcaacttttacttttttaagtttttaacgtTCAAGTAACGGTGGATTGAAGAATTAGCAGTGCGCAGCTCCACAGGGACTATATACATAATTACATATGCATGAGTGTGCACGCATATTGCAGCAGGATGATCATGAGCATCACCAGAACATACACgtaccattaattaattataagaagtAACCTTTTTCTTAACTCAACCTTGGATCAGGAACTTCTCCTGGGCTAGGACCGAGGGTGAACGAGCATGCAAGTGATTCCTCGCATTCATCAATTTGTGTGATAAAAAAGTTCACCCatatatgctagctagctagttagtaATATTAATTGCTGACTTGCAATTGGATTATAACATGATTCATTCAATGCCAATTTCACAATAACTAGCAGGAATAAGAAAGATTAAACTAATGAATATTGCTACGTCCACAAAGGAATTACATAAAAACAATCCGTAGTTTTATCTTATTCGTTAGTTctcatttataacaaaaataattttagaatctgatgaatcacatcaagccacatcaataTTTGAGCAAAAATGCTCAGTAAAGGGAAAGCAAAAACTAAgagaaaatttaaagaaatagaaCGCATATTATATCCTACACTTAATTCAGGTCTAGCAATTGCGTTTGTAGTAGCTGCCACACATTTCTCCTATGCTGCCACTTTGAGATTTCAGGGGCCTGCACGAAATGTACTTTTTACCCCTGCCACAGTTGGATACTGGCGTTCTTTTAGAAGTGCCTTCAGTGTATCGAGGTTTTGCAGCGAGGATTCTGCTTATTTCAGAATCGAACCACAGGTGTGGTTCGTCCATGTCAATAATGTGGCATTGGTAGTTAAGGGAGGTGACGTTGTCCTGGAATATTGAAGCATCAGCAGCAACAACACTCGCTCCAAATGTTGAAGAAAGGAATAAGGAACATTGCCATGCAATTTTTTACGAATCAGAAAGTGGATGGCAATCTCACATTATACGTACCTTGTCTTGATCATTCCCTTTTGTGTAGCAAGCCAGAATTAGTTGCAAATGTTGGGGAAGATCGATGAACTGACCAAATTACGTACAAACAAAGAGAAACTGACTACACGGAGAAAATCCATCGGGTTATTGGTGCTAACCATCTGGAGCTCAAAGGCTACATGTCATCCACGACATTTGGGGAGCTGTTATAGAAAATTAATTCTCAATACGATTAAtcaaacagaaaaggaaaaaaaaatgggacagttagaaaacaaagaaagacaaaccgattacaagaaaaaatggTAGGAAAGCATATATGAAATTTAACTTCTTGGCTTTCCATTGTTTTCCAAATGGTTGATAGGTTTAATTACTGAAAAACATTCGGCAATAAAAAAAGGCATCGATTTTGGATATTTCGTGAGCAAAACAATTCGCAATGCTCACATGATGAGCATATAATGGTAAATGATGTTGGGGCTCTCACCTGTCCTTTCAATTCCTTGAATTTGTCCGTCATCAATAACTATGTTGCGGACGCGGGCCACCTTGAGCCATTCTTTTCCCTCTTTCCTTTTCAACTGTTTCTCCAACGCGAGACACTTTCTCATCTGTAAAAAACGAAGGGAGGCAGGGAAGCCCTCTTCTGGCATGTTCTTGAGCTTGGGGCAGTCTTTGATCAACAATTGTACAAGGGAGGTGAGGTGTTGAAACCCCTCTTTGTCcaaagatttcaaatttttaaatgaatatatgtaAAGATAGGTAAGAGTGCTGGGCAACAACAATACCCCAGGAAAAGACTCCACTTTTTCTGAATCGCCACCTATTCTCAATAATTGTAGAGAGTGGAGCATTTGCAAACCCCATCCCGTCCAGTTTTCAATGAGTTTCTTACAGCCGTGGATCTCAATTTCCTTCAGATCGGAAGGCAATCTACCTTCTGGAAACGACTCAATTTCTGGACAATCTTTTATCTCCAAATAATGAAGAGACGGAATGAAGAGGTGCATCTTATCAGGCATTGACCTCAGACTCTCACAATCTTCGAGGGAAAAGGTTGCAAGGTTAGGGGCACGCAATCCTCCTTTTGGAAAAGATACAAAATTAGGACATCTTCGTATTCCTATATTTGATATCACTAAGTGcccgtttgtttttagagatgagatgagatgagattagttgagattaaagttaaaaagttgaataaaatattgttaaaatatattttttaatattattgttgttttgggatttgaaaaagttgaattgtttgttttattttgtgtggagatttgagaaagttgtaatgatgaggtgagatgagatgagatgagatgagatgtttttggaaaacaaacaaggcctaaatcaACTTCATGTTGTTCTATAGATTGCAAATTCCTGCACCCTTCGATTCGAATACTCTTTAGATTTGGGAATAGGTCTAATGGAAAGGACGTTAGGGAATCACAACAATCCTTCAAGTACAATTCTTCAAGGGAAGAATATTGCCTGTGCATAGGGAGCTCACACTTCTTACAATCATAGATCAGAAGTATTTTCACTTTTGAGAGCAAACCGGCCTTGGGAAGGGACACGAGCGAGAAACACTTACGGATTCGTAGCTCTTGAAGACAATTATTGAAGTCCATTATTCCATCACGCTTATGTTGTTCTGGAAGTGCAAGAGATTCCAAATTATCACACCCGGTTATATCCAGACGGGTAAATTTTGCAAACAAGTCTACGGGGAGCGAAGCCTCGAGTTGTTGACATTTGCTAATCTGAAGCTTGGCTAACGAAGGAAGATGTACAGGCAATCGTCCTCTCAGCTTGGGGCAGTTCTTAATATACAACTCTTCAAGTTGTGAAAAAGTTTCAACCTCATTTTCGGCACCCAAATGAGACCAGTTTTCCCAATTCAACATATTTTCCAACCTTAGaaatttcaaacttccaaatggCTTCATTGAAGAATTACAACAATTTCCATAAAATTCTGGACCCACAGTAACAACTTCATCCAACCCATCAATATAGAGTTCACTAAGAGAGGGTAGCTGCCCAAGTGGTGGCAAGGCACTACAATACTTGCAATTTCTTAATTCCACATGTGATATCTTAGACATTGAAGGAAGCCCTCCTATCCAATCTGGAAAACCTTTCCCGCTGTAGTTGTTGATGGTGagacttttcaaattttcatggGGCTGCAGATTTTCGAGTACATTTCTTAGACTTTGCAAAATACCAACTTCGTTTGAAGGATTCCATTGTAACGCCAACTCCTCGAGGTAACCCTTATCCTTCAAGCTTGCATCCAAAGCATCCTTGGCTGATCTGACATTTTGGAGCTCCCAAATTAAAAGCTTTCCCCCAAGCTTTATTAGTTTTCCCAATTCTCCAATGTGAGACCCACTGTGTTTGCTGACGATGAATTTGGTCAATGTCTGAAGACATGTTAGTCTACCCATTTGTACCGGCATCTCCTTTAgttggttagtttcatcaattTCAAGATGATGTAAATTAACGAGTTTCCTTGTATCTCTTGGCAATCTATCCAAATTCTGACATTTTGATAAGTTCAACGTTTGTAAATTGCACAAATTACACAGAGAATCGGGTAACCTCATAATATTTGTGGAAGAACAATCCAAATAACGTAGATGTTTCAATTTGCAAATTGAATCAAGCAAGTTAGTTATCCCCTGTCTGCCggatagagagagagttctTAAGCACCATGCCCTTGGCATTTTGATTTCACCATCCCATCCTGACGAATCTAATGTCAGGAAAGTGCGTAACCGCTTGGCATTGTAAAGATCCTTGTCAATCTTCTTAAAGTTATCAAAACTTCCACCGAAATATGATAAATAGCGAGTCATCTTCACAATCTCTTTTGAACCATCACCCTCTAAGGCAAATTG is drawn from Juglans regia cultivar Chandler chromosome 5, Walnut 2.0, whole genome shotgun sequence and contains these coding sequences:
- the LOC108988741 gene encoding putative disease resistance protein At3g14460, coding for MPDKMHLFIPSLHYLEIKDCPEIESFPEGRLPSDLKEIEIHGCKKLIENWTGWGLQMLHSLQLLRIGGDSEKVESFPGVLLLPSTLTYLYIYSFKNLKSLDKEGFQHLTSLVQLLIKDCPKLKNMPEEGFPASLRFLQMRKCLALEKQLKRKEGKEWLKVARVRNIVIDDGQIQGIERTAPQMSWMTCSL